One segment of Engraulis encrasicolus isolate BLACKSEA-1 chromosome 7, IST_EnEncr_1.0, whole genome shotgun sequence DNA contains the following:
- the LOC134452735 gene encoding uncharacterized protein LOC134452735 isoform X2, giving the protein MWFFCFLACCWTAGQDRNAKLTRKLTKKVNRYTLDQLWRKVKSLGIHVAEDKLRKDEQSMRNLRMLLITELAMAELFKTGTELKGKRKKKSDADAENGNVTNGVQTITAAEGELEEGLRVALAETEVQQLVDMDTMAIENVENGAGERAGALGVEKQAGGTIRRADGPVLLRLPAAPRKKFSSIPTRRNACSTPINRYYTIPRSWAHQWADISNSGL; this is encoded by the exons ATGTGGTTTTTCTGTTTCTTGGCCTGCTGTTGGACAGCAGGGcaagacagaaatgcaaaactcaCGAGGAAACTTACAAAAAAAGTAAATAGATACACCTTGGATCAGCTATGGAGAAAAGTCAAGTCTTTAGGAATACATGTGGCTGAGGATAAACTTAGGAAGGATGAACAGTCCATGAGGAATCTCCGGATGCTCCTCATAACAGAACTTGCGATGGCTGAACTATTCAAGACAGGAACTGAACTaaaaggaaaaaggaagaaaaaatctGACGCAGACGCTGAGAACGGAAATGTGACCAATGGTGTCCAAACCATCACTGCAGCAGAAGGAGAGCTGGAGGA AGGACTGCGTGTGGCGCTTGCTGAGACAGAGGTACAACAGCTGGTGGACATGGACACAATGGCAATAGAAA ATGTGGAAAACGGTGCAGGAGAACGTGCTGGGGCTCTGGGGGTTGAGAAGCAGGCAGGAGGGACCATACGCCGGGCAGATGGTCCCGTTCTGCTTCGCCTCCCTGCTGCCCCTAGGAAGAAgttctcctccatccccaccaggAGGAACGCCTGCTCCACTCCCATCAACAGGTACTACACCATCCCCAGGAGCTGGGCGCACCAGTGGGCAGACATCAGCAACAGCGGCTTGTAG
- the LOC134452735 gene encoding uncharacterized protein LOC134452735 isoform X1, translating to MWFFCFLACCWTAGQDRNAKLTRKLTKKVNRYTLDQLWRKVKSLGIHVAEDKLRKDEQSMRNLRMLLITELAMAELFKTGTELKGKRKKKSDADAENGNVTNGVQTITAAEGELEEGKIIITPQGLRVALAETEVQQLVDMDTMAIENVENGAGERAGALGVEKQAGGTIRRADGPVLLRLPAAPRKKFSSIPTRRNACSTPINRYYTIPRSWAHQWADISNSGL from the exons ATGTGGTTTTTCTGTTTCTTGGCCTGCTGTTGGACAGCAGGGcaagacagaaatgcaaaactcaCGAGGAAACTTACAAAAAAAGTAAATAGATACACCTTGGATCAGCTATGGAGAAAAGTCAAGTCTTTAGGAATACATGTGGCTGAGGATAAACTTAGGAAGGATGAACAGTCCATGAGGAATCTCCGGATGCTCCTCATAACAGAACTTGCGATGGCTGAACTATTCAAGACAGGAACTGAACTaaaaggaaaaaggaagaaaaaatctGACGCAGACGCTGAGAACGGAAATGTGACCAATGGTGTCCAAACCATCACTGCAGCAGAAGGAGAGCTGGAGGAAGGAAAGATTATCATCACTCCTCAGG GACTGCGTGTGGCGCTTGCTGAGACAGAGGTACAACAGCTGGTGGACATGGACACAATGGCAATAGAAA ATGTGGAAAACGGTGCAGGAGAACGTGCTGGGGCTCTGGGGGTTGAGAAGCAGGCAGGAGGGACCATACGCCGGGCAGATGGTCCCGTTCTGCTTCGCCTCCCTGCTGCCCCTAGGAAGAAgttctcctccatccccaccaggAGGAACGCCTGCTCCACTCCCATCAACAGGTACTACACCATCCCCAGGAGCTGGGCGCACCAGTGGGCAGACATCAGCAACAGCGGCTTGTAG